One window of the Sparus aurata chromosome 17, fSpaAur1.1, whole genome shotgun sequence genome contains the following:
- the dcstamp gene encoding dendritic cell-specific transmembrane protein, with the protein MLLSVQQRLKDIADLAVDVFTTGQRDGLQRTLILLLTCGLSSLLLSSLLLLYLLFTLSYELAVAGGIAGCFGTLLTVALFLSKKVRCLGTLFVISIFMKKSRNLLLTAGTSLVVLRNIRNTLENLSGLVRSMICNLKAKKAAISAPFSNYVKMLKWIGNMLKGFTDLGVLNLDSKLEVSPRLESGQFSVKLSDAERVLNETVKYAQSVTNTVSSVGKRMLPAVSLLVLMMFIALHIKKFRTDMKYHNRFISSKFVRLDERRKAEGRPHVLPLTPKEEKMYTAIPSARPTTKEGKAMVKFGVPIASHFVAWAFFISVDALLYYFVDTVTEKLSELEPFHVPLLISIERIASLIGIRFVEEYHRGDFSYSVTLFEKQCLPKPKLLFSASVVPLAAILLTLLIMALVASKVSQLRLMVCERFFSTAAEERAEYLHAKILRKRSKRRMCRLTSFYFKPHFWCPLLFRPKEDPDGGV; encoded by the exons ATGTTACTCTCAGTGCAACAGCGCTTAAAGGATATCGCTGATCTTGCCGTCGATGTCTTCACAACTGGACAAAGGGATGGCCTTCAAAGAACTCTCATCCTCCTGCTCACCTGTGGCCTCTCCagcctcctcctcagctctctgctcctcctgtaCCTCCTCTTCACCCTGAGCTACGAGCTAGCAGTGGCTGGAGGAATTGCTGGCTGCTTTGGGACACTATTGACCGTTGCCCTCTTCCTATCAAAGAAAGTGAGGTGCCTAGGGACTCTGTTTGTGATCTCCATTTTCATGAAGAAGAGTCGGAACCTGCTCCTGACCGCCGGGACGAGTTTAGTGGTTCTCAGAAATATCCGCAACACCTTGGAAAACCTCTCAGGCCTGGTGAGGAGCATGATCTGCAACCTGAAGGCCAAGAAAGCAGCCATCAGCGCCCCGTTCAGTAACTACGTGAAGATGCTCAAGTGGATCGGGAACATGCTGAAGGGGTTTACAGACTTGGGGGTTCTGAACCTCGACTCCAAACTGGAGGTCTCACCCAGACTGGAATCGGGACAATTTAGCGTGAAGCTCAGCGACGCGGAGCGGGTTCTGAACGAAACTGTGAAGTACGCGCAGTCCGTTACGAACACGGTGTCCTCCGTGGGCAAAAGGATGCTTCCCGCCGTCAGCCTCCTCGTGCTCATGATGTTCATAGCCCTGCACATAAAGAAGTTCCGCACCGACATGAAATACCACAACAGGTTTATCAGCAGCAAATTCGTTCGCCTCGACGAGAGGCGCAAGGCGGAAGGGCGGCCCCACGTGCTCCCCCTCACGCCGAAGGAGGAGAAGATGTACACCGCCATCCCCTCCGCCCGCCCGACCACCAAAGAGGGGAAGGCGATGGTGAAATTTGGCGTTCCGATAGCCTCCCATTTTGTAGCGTGGGCTTTTTTCATATCTGTCGACGCCTTGTTGTACTACTTTGTCGATACTGTGACGGAGAAGTTATCAGAGCTGGAACCATTCCACGTCCCGCTGTTGATAAGCATCGAG AGGATTGCATCTTTAATAGGCATACGATTTGTCGAGGAATACCACCGAGGAGACTTTTCCTACTCTGTGACCCTGTTTGAGAAGCAGTGCCTTCCCAAACCCAAGCTGCTGTTCTCTGCCTCTGTCGTTCCTCTGGCGGCCATCCTGCTCACCCTGCTCATCATGGCCCTGGTGGCCTCCAAAGTGTCCCAGCTCAGGCTGATGGTGTGCGAGCGATTCTTCTCCACCGCCGCGGAGGAGAGAGCGGAGTACCTGCATGCCAAAATCCTGAGGAAGAGGTCGAAAAGGAGGATGTGCCGCCTGACTTCGTTCTATTTCAAG CCGCACTTCTGGTGCCCTCTGCTCTTCAGGCCCAAAGAGGATCCAGACGGTGGCGTGTGA
- the rims2a gene encoding regulating synaptic membrane exocytosis protein 4 isoform X21, producing the protein MGRQGHDTSAAAPGMRIQRSQSKMSLSASFEALAVYFPCMNSFDEEDGEAGGKKLRSTIQRSTETGLAVEMRSRMTRQASRESTDGSMNSYSSEGNLIFPGVRLSSDAQFSDFLDGLGPAQLVGRQTLATPPMGDIQIGMVDKKGALEVEVIRARGLVGKPGSKALPAPYVKVYLLENGVCIAKKKTKVARKTLDPLYQQQLPFEESPGGKVLQVIVWGDYGRMDHKSFMGAVQILLDELDLSNMVIGWFKLFPPSSLVDPTLAPLTRRASQSSLDSFSRS; encoded by the exons ATGGGCAGGCAGGGGCACGATACCTCCGCTGCAGCTCCCGGGATGCGTATCCAGCGCTCCCAGAGCAAGATGAGCCTGTCTGCATCGTTTGAAGCACTGGCTGTCTATTTCCCCTGCATGAACTCCTTCGATGAGGAGGATGGAG AAGCAGGAGGTAAGAAGTTACGCAGTACAATCCAGAGGAGTACGGAGACGGGCCTGGCGGTGGAGATGAGGAGCAGGATGACTCGTCAGGCCAGCCGAGAGTCCACGGACGGCAGCATGAACAGCTACAGCTCCGAGGGAAA TCTCATCTTCCCTGGTGTGAGGCTTTCCTCGGATGCCCAGTTCAGTGACTTCCTGGATGGTCTCGGCCCCGCCCAGCTGGTTGGACGACAGACATTGGCTACTCCACCTATGG GCGACATCCAGATTGGTATGGTGGACAAGAAAGGAGCACTGGAGGTGGAGGTCATCCGAGCCCGTGGCCTTGTGGGAAAACCAGGTTCCAAGGCACTGCCAG caCCATATGTAAAGGTCTACCTTTTGGAAAATGGAGTCTGCATagccaaaaagaaaacaaaagtagCAAGAAAAACCTTGGATCCTCTTTACCAGCAGCAACTGCCGTTTGAGGAGAGTCCGGGAGGGAAGGTTTTACAG GTCATCGTTTGGGGCGACTATGGACGTATGGACCATAAATCATTCATGGGAGCAGTTCAGATACTGTTAGATGAGCTGGACCTGTCCAACATGGTGATTGGCTGGTTCAAGctctttcctccttcctcactGGTGGACCCTACTCTGGCCCCACTGACAAGAAGAGCTTCCCAATCCTCACTGGACAGTTTCTCTCGATCATAG